A window of the Bacillales bacterium genome harbors these coding sequences:
- a CDS encoding glycerophosphodiester phosphodiesterase has product MIEIYAHRGSSGSYPENTMIAFREAERAGADGIEFDVQMSKDDELVVIHDEKVNRTTNGKGWVREHTLKELKQLNAGVKTKRHESIPTFEEVLAWAQDSALKLNIELKTGLIPYAGIEEKLVEYIHRYGLSDRVIVSSFNHYSVEKIHKINPELETAILFMEALFEPWKYAKSIGASGLHGYWKIATPELIHDAHAAGMAFRPFTVNRNA; this is encoded by the coding sequence GTGATCGAAATTTATGCGCATCGAGGCAGTTCCGGGAGTTACCCGGAAAACACGATGATCGCGTTCAGGGAAGCGGAGCGCGCCGGTGCCGACGGCATCGAATTCGACGTGCAAATGTCGAAGGACGACGAGCTCGTCGTCATTCATGACGAAAAAGTAAATCGGACGACGAACGGCAAAGGTTGGGTGCGAGAGCATACGCTGAAGGAGCTCAAGCAATTGAATGCCGGGGTGAAAACGAAGCGGCACGAATCCATTCCGACGTTCGAAGAGGTGTTGGCGTGGGCGCAGGACAGCGCTTTAAAATTGAACATCGAACTGAAAACCGGACTGATTCCGTATGCCGGGATCGAAGAGAAGTTGGTCGAGTACATTCACCGTTACGGGCTTTCTGATCGCGTGATCGTGTCCTCGTTTAACCATTACAGTGTCGAGAAAATTCATAAAATCAACCCGGAGTTGGAAACGGCCATTCTTTTCATGGAGGCGCTGTTTGAACCTTGGAAATACGCCAAGTCGATCGGGGCTTCCGGATTGCACGGTTACTGGAAAATAGCGACGCCGGAACTCATTCACGATGCCCACGCCGCCGGCATGGCCTTTCGACCGTTCACTGTTAATCGAAACGCGC
- a CDS encoding GNAT family protein has translation MFTYRLDDESYLKLLDNDVLGELYRLIDSNRLHLRPWFPWVDEVRSEPDARMFILAAKKQYAENNGFRTAIMHRGELAGLAGYHEIDWVDRKTELGGWLGQSFEGSGLMTKTCRALVDHAFRQWRLHRVEILCGTENPRSCAVPERLGFTKEGTMREAECVNGTFSSHHVYGLLRREWMGEDA, from the coding sequence ATGTTTACTTACCGGCTGGACGATGAATCGTACTTGAAATTGTTGGATAACGATGTGCTAGGGGAGCTCTACCGCTTGATCGATTCCAATCGACTCCATTTGCGGCCATGGTTTCCGTGGGTCGACGAAGTGCGCAGCGAACCGGATGCACGGATGTTCATCCTCGCCGCAAAAAAACAGTACGCAGAAAACAACGGTTTTCGGACGGCGATTATGCACCGTGGAGAACTCGCTGGCTTGGCTGGTTATCATGAGATCGATTGGGTTGACCGAAAGACGGAACTCGGCGGTTGGCTCGGTCAATCATTTGAAGGGAGCGGCCTGATGACAAAAACGTGCCGTGCGCTCGTAGACCACGCGTTTCGTCAATGGCGGCTGCATCGCGTGGAAATCTTGTGCGGCACTGAAAATCCGAGAAGCTGTGCGGTGCCGGAACGGCTCGGGTTTACGAAAGAAGGCACGATGAGGGAAGCGGAATGCGTGAACGGAACGTTCAGCAGTCATCATGTATACGGCCTGTTAAGGCGGGAATGGATGGGGGAAGACGCGTGA
- a CDS encoding DUF421 domain-containing protein, with protein MPEAVLILIRSVLSFVVLLALTRIMGKQQLSQLTFFDYIVGITIGSIAASMSVDQNIQISNGFVALVIWGFFPVAMAWVSYKSYKFRRFTDGKPQILVKNGRVQDESLRSSMMSVDELMLLLREKNVFNLSDVEFAVMETNGDLSVMKKTETQPVTPKVLGMSAKPEGQPQIVIIDGKLIESSLNHTRLTRKKLLEEVKRQGASGFEDVFVAQVDSRGNVYVDLYDDGGSQPLEEAQPPMEAKLKKMKSDFEARALKAKDEKEKVSFREQASRLENMVKELEPYLK; from the coding sequence ATGCCTGAAGCCGTACTCATTTTGATTCGGTCGGTGTTGTCGTTCGTCGTGCTGCTCGCGTTGACGCGAATCATGGGCAAACAACAACTTTCTCAGCTGACGTTCTTCGATTACATTGTCGGAATCACGATCGGTTCGATCGCGGCATCGATGTCGGTCGATCAAAACATTCAAATCTCCAACGGGTTTGTGGCTCTCGTTATTTGGGGTTTTTTTCCGGTAGCCATGGCTTGGGTCTCTTACAAATCGTATAAATTTCGCCGCTTTACGGACGGAAAACCGCAAATTCTCGTGAAAAACGGGAGAGTGCAAGACGAAAGTTTGCGAAGTTCAATGATGAGTGTGGATGAATTAATGCTTCTGTTGCGGGAAAAGAACGTGTTTAATTTGTCGGATGTCGAGTTCGCGGTAATGGAAACGAACGGCGATCTGAGCGTCATGAAGAAAACCGAAACACAGCCGGTAACGCCGAAAGTCCTCGGCATGTCAGCGAAACCGGAAGGGCAGCCGCAGATCGTGATTATTGACGGAAAACTGATCGAAAGTTCTTTGAATCATACGCGCTTGACTCGGAAAAAATTGTTGGAGGAGGTGAAAAGGCAAGGGGCGTCCGGATTCGAAGACGTATTCGTCGCGCAAGTGGATTCTCGAGGGAACGTATACGTCGATTTGTATGACGACGGCGGCAGCCAGCCTTTGGAAGAGGCGCAGCCGCCGATGGAAGCCAAGTTGAAGAAAATGAAGTCCGACTTCGAGGCGCGTGCGTTGAAAGCGAAGGATGAAAAAGAAAAGGTGTCCTTCCGCGAGCAGGCGAGCCGGCTGGAAAACATGGTGAAGGAACTGGAGCCGTACTTGAAATGA
- a CDS encoding DUF4363 family protein: MKNWFVICTVVMLLGGWSFAGSHDEDSGKTSLQSQVDSVRQSIEQKNWRRAAHGAHELRQMYDQKEWKLQLLGDESEYEGLQQDIARLQAAVKARDKANAFTELADIEVMISNIYSY, translated from the coding sequence ATGAAAAATTGGTTTGTCATTTGCACGGTCGTTATGCTTTTAGGCGGATGGTCGTTCGCGGGTTCACACGACGAAGATTCGGGCAAAACCTCGTTGCAGAGCCAAGTGGACAGCGTCCGTCAATCGATTGAACAAAAAAATTGGCGCCGGGCGGCACATGGCGCGCACGAACTTCGGCAAATGTACGATCAAAAGGAGTGGAAACTCCAGCTGCTCGGCGATGAAAGCGAATATGAGGGGTTGCAGCAGGATATCGCGCGTTTGCAAGCTGCGGTCAAAGCGCGCGACAAAGCAAACGCGTTCACCGAATTGGCAGACATCGAAGTGATGATCTCTAACATTTACTCTTATTAA
- a CDS encoding isoprenylcysteine carboxyl methyltransferase family protein encodes MTGFWLLVAFVGAQRLTELIIAKKNERWMREQGGYERGAEHYKWIVMLHVMFFVSLATEVAVFGARPAFWWPLPFVVFLCAQFLRVSVLVAMGRYWNTKIMILPGAEVVAKGPFRYIRHPNYVTVTLEFLSLPLMFQAYYTALLFSALNALVLVGIRIPEEEKALREATDYGESTGQSRWFPRPRR; translated from the coding sequence ATGACAGGATTTTGGCTATTGGTTGCGTTTGTCGGCGCGCAACGGTTGACCGAGCTCATTATTGCAAAGAAAAATGAACGGTGGATGAGGGAGCAGGGAGGGTACGAAAGAGGCGCGGAGCATTACAAATGGATCGTGATGCTGCACGTCATGTTTTTCGTTTCGCTCGCAACGGAAGTGGCGGTCTTCGGCGCCCGCCCGGCTTTTTGGTGGCCATTGCCGTTCGTCGTCTTCCTTTGCGCCCAGTTTCTGCGTGTTTCCGTTTTAGTTGCGATGGGGCGTTATTGGAACACGAAAATCATGATCTTGCCTGGCGCCGAAGTCGTCGCCAAAGGGCCGTTTCGCTACATCCGCCATCCGAATTATGTGACCGTGACCTTAGAGTTTCTTTCGCTTCCGTTAATGTTTCAGGCGTATTATACCGCTCTCCTGTTCTCGGCATTGAATGCTCTCGTGTTAGTCGGCATTCGCATTCCCGAAGAGGAAAAGGCGCTGCGCGAAGCAACCGACTATGGGGAATCCACGGGCCAAAGCCGCTGGTTTCCGCGGCCAAGACGATAA
- a CDS encoding 3-oxoacyl-[acyl-carrier-protein] synthase III C-terminal domain-containing protein translates to MTEILSVGTSLPPYRVSQEEALQFAREAFQQHYSDIDRLLNVFHNGEINSRYFSAPLDWFKRPHDLKEKNDLYIQNAVRLSVQAVESCLRHADFLRESVPLEEIDAIVFVSTTGFSTPSIEAKLMNELPFSRHTKRIPIWGLGCAGGVAGLSRAHDYCTAYPQENVLILSVELCSLTFQPNDLSKSNLVGTSLFGDGAACVLMAGDQSPLLSHSALSARPSVRGVESSFMPDSEDVMGWDVRNEGLHVIFSKSIPAIVERWLKPNVDAFLEKQGTARGSLSCFIAHPGGKKVLSAYKMSLAIKDEMMAPARNVLRNYGNMSSPTVLFVLAEQMTASADPGEVGLAVALGPGFSAEFMLLEWTD, encoded by the coding sequence ATGACAGAAATTTTATCCGTTGGAACAAGCTTGCCGCCTTACCGGGTTTCGCAAGAGGAGGCTTTGCAGTTTGCTAGGGAAGCGTTTCAACAACATTATTCGGATATCGACCGATTGCTGAACGTGTTTCATAACGGTGAAATCAATTCCCGCTATTTTTCCGCTCCGCTTGACTGGTTTAAACGGCCGCATGACCTTAAAGAAAAAAACGATTTGTACATCCAAAACGCCGTACGTTTGTCCGTGCAGGCCGTCGAAAGCTGTTTGCGGCACGCAGATTTTTTACGCGAATCGGTTCCGCTCGAGGAAATTGACGCGATCGTTTTCGTCTCGACAACGGGTTTTTCAACGCCAAGCATTGAAGCGAAACTTATGAATGAGCTGCCGTTTTCCAGGCATACGAAACGGATTCCCATCTGGGGACTTGGTTGTGCCGGAGGGGTGGCAGGCTTGTCGCGTGCCCACGACTATTGCACAGCGTATCCACAGGAAAATGTTTTGATCCTCAGCGTCGAATTGTGCAGCCTCACATTTCAACCCAACGACTTGTCGAAAAGCAATTTAGTTGGAACGTCGCTGTTTGGTGACGGTGCCGCCTGCGTGTTGATGGCCGGAGATCAGTCACCGCTGCTTTCTCACTCGGCGTTATCTGCGCGCCCTTCGGTGCGTGGTGTCGAGTCGTCGTTCATGCCCGATTCTGAAGACGTCATGGGGTGGGATGTGCGGAATGAAGGATTGCACGTGATCTTTTCAAAGAGCATTCCCGCAATCGTCGAGCGCTGGTTGAAGCCGAACGTGGATGCTTTTCTGGAAAAACAGGGGACTGCACGCGGAAGTTTGTCGTGTTTCATCGCTCATCCGGGCGGCAAGAAGGTGCTTAGTGCTTATAAAATGTCACTTGCCATCAAGGATGAAATGATGGCTCCCGCACGAAATGTTCTCCGAAACTACGGAAACATGTCTTCGCCGACCGTGCTGTTTGTCCTCGCTGAACAAATGACCGCATCGGCCGACCCGGGAGAGGTTGGATTGGCAGTTGCTCTCGGTCCTGGATTCAGCGCGGAGTTCATGTTGTTGGAGTGGACCGATTGA
- the mscL gene encoding large conductance mechanosensitive channel protein MscL: protein MVSLFRLIKEFKQFAKYGNMVDMSIGMVIGAAFGKIIDSLVQDIIMPPIGFMLGDVNFTDLFINLSGRPIESVAEAEKFGAPTINYGLFLNTLIRFIIIMFVVFLVVRQMNRIRSPKEDPITSMTMKQCPRCYTDIPYRAERCPHCTSYLPKTGKIVRKPKKSGIKYRIG from the coding sequence ATGGTTTCATTGTTCCGGCTCATCAAAGAATTCAAGCAGTTCGCCAAGTATGGAAACATGGTCGACATGAGTATCGGCATGGTCATCGGTGCCGCATTCGGAAAAATCATCGATTCGCTCGTGCAGGACATCATTATGCCGCCGATCGGATTCATGCTTGGGGATGTCAATTTTACCGATTTGTTTATTAATCTGTCAGGGCGGCCGATTGAATCGGTTGCCGAGGCCGAGAAATTCGGCGCTCCTACGATCAATTATGGATTGTTTCTGAACACGCTGATCCGGTTTATTATCATTATGTTCGTCGTCTTTCTCGTTGTTCGGCAAATGAACCGGATCCGATCGCCGAAAGAAGATCCGATCACGTCGATGACGATGAAGCAATGTCCGCGATGTTACACCGACATTCCTTATCGCGCGGAACGATGTCCTCATTGCACGTCGTATTTGCCGAAGACGGGAAAGATCGTCCGCAAACCGAAAAAATCGGGCATCAAGTATCGCATCGGTTGA
- a CDS encoding M3 family oligoendopeptidase, with protein MRLKNLQPTWDLEPLFPGGSGSEAFKRFLEQLSADLKKFDVRTADLKVPTGADQAKGLADVLTEAQNVSARLHESSAFVSCLVAQNVNDRRAVRLRGTLREMNAALATTLTTLDSKLAEIDDSVWELLLEKDGFREVAFALREKRRRAVEKLSPETEALINDLKVDGYEAWSGLYDLVVGKMNIEVDSDGKKETLSISQLDNRLADSDREVRKQMFRKYTNAWEEAADLCAEALNHISGFRLNLYKHRGWHSVLQEPLDINRMKAETLDAMWSAIDKQKDKYVAFFDRKAKLLGIDRLSWYDVNAPIASAQETVSYDEAAQFIVRHFERFSPDMAAFAEKALADRWIEAEDRSGKRPGGFCTSFPVSGQTRVFMTFSGTKGNVATLAHELGHAYHQHVMKRLPYWSQRYAMNVAETASTFAEAIVGDASVKTAESKTEKLALLEEKVRRGVTFFTNLRARFLFETRFYEERKQGLVPVERLNELMVEAQREAFGNALGEYHPTFWASKLHFYITGTPFYNFPYTFGFLFSNGIYARSLQEETASFAEQYVHLLKDTGSMTVEDLAAKHLQVDLTNDDFWDGAVRSVLNDIDEFLRLTDHE; from the coding sequence GTGCGTTTGAAAAATTTACAGCCGACGTGGGACCTTGAGCCGCTGTTTCCAGGAGGCAGCGGCTCGGAAGCGTTCAAGCGTTTTCTTGAACAATTGTCGGCCGATTTAAAGAAATTCGATGTAAGAACGGCGGATTTGAAGGTGCCGACCGGTGCCGATCAAGCGAAAGGGTTGGCCGATGTCCTGACGGAGGCGCAAAATGTGAGCGCCCGTTTGCACGAGAGCAGTGCGTTTGTCAGCTGTCTTGTCGCGCAAAACGTGAATGATCGCCGGGCGGTTCGGTTAAGAGGGACCCTTCGCGAGATGAACGCTGCATTGGCGACGACGCTGACGACACTTGATTCGAAGCTCGCTGAAATTGACGATTCCGTATGGGAATTGTTGCTTGAGAAGGATGGCTTTCGCGAAGTCGCTTTCGCGTTGAGAGAAAAGCGGCGGAGGGCGGTTGAGAAATTATCGCCGGAAACGGAAGCGCTCATTAATGATTTAAAAGTAGACGGATATGAGGCATGGTCGGGCTTGTACGATCTCGTTGTGGGCAAGATGAACATTGAAGTCGATTCAGACGGAAAAAAGGAGACGCTTTCGATCAGCCAGTTGGATAATCGGCTGGCAGACAGCGACCGCGAAGTGCGGAAGCAAATGTTTCGGAAGTATACGAATGCTTGGGAAGAAGCGGCGGATTTGTGTGCGGAAGCCCTGAATCACATTTCCGGTTTCCGCTTGAATTTGTATAAGCATCGCGGTTGGCATTCGGTGCTGCAGGAACCGCTCGACATCAATCGGATGAAGGCGGAGACGCTCGACGCGATGTGGTCGGCGATCGACAAACAGAAAGACAAGTATGTCGCATTCTTTGATCGAAAGGCGAAGCTTCTCGGCATTGATCGGTTGTCGTGGTATGACGTGAACGCACCGATTGCGTCCGCGCAGGAAACCGTTTCTTACGATGAAGCGGCGCAATTTATCGTGCGCCATTTCGAACGATTTAGTCCCGACATGGCGGCTTTTGCCGAAAAGGCGTTGGCAGATCGATGGATTGAGGCGGAAGACCGTTCGGGCAAACGGCCGGGAGGTTTTTGCACGAGTTTCCCTGTCTCGGGGCAAACGCGAGTATTCATGACGTTCTCGGGCACGAAAGGCAATGTAGCGACATTGGCGCATGAGTTGGGCCACGCCTATCACCAGCATGTGATGAAGAGACTGCCATATTGGTCGCAACGGTATGCCATGAATGTGGCGGAAACGGCGTCTACATTCGCGGAAGCGATTGTCGGGGACGCGTCGGTGAAAACGGCGGAGTCGAAAACGGAAAAATTGGCTTTGCTCGAGGAGAAAGTCCGGCGCGGTGTGACGTTTTTCACGAATTTGCGGGCGCGTTTTCTGTTCGAGACGAGGTTTTACGAAGAGCGTAAACAAGGGCTCGTTCCCGTGGAGCGGTTGAATGAGCTGATGGTCGAAGCGCAGCGGGAAGCGTTCGGGAATGCGCTCGGAGAATATCATCCAACCTTCTGGGCGTCGAAACTTCACTTTTATATTACAGGCACGCCTTTCTACAACTTTCCTTATACGTTCGGTTTTCTTTTCAGCAATGGCATTTACGCTCGGTCGCTGCAAGAAGAAACGGCTTCGTTTGCCGAACAATACGTGCATTTGCTTAAAGACACAGGGAGCATGACGGTGGAGGATCTCGCGGCTAAACATTTACAAGTCGATTTGACGAACGACGATTTTTGGGACGGCGCCGTTCGTTCCGTATTGAACGATATTGATGAGTTTTTGCGGCTCACCGACCACGAGTAA
- a CDS encoding class I SAM-dependent methyltransferase has product MHPENEFELAEKHLRNTDDVSAETCYLKCLADDYYGPVAYYRLGEIYNRQGKIEDAQRSHKNAFLRDSRLARRLTNADHPHHDFEYTKAVQHITEECPLCRRQGQTHSVYNVITDIGFVPGFDPIKTWKYCDECHHIYTERYPNDLSGVLSASNPGHYQAPRQHYFPTMSGILNDILPYAPGNQLLEVGVGSGEMIAVANEMHFQATGIEIRPSYAKAVSETFGIPIKAVGFEDFETDQTFDVICMGDVIEHVTDPVQVLKKAKSLLNAQGVLWISTPNFESATAKVLKDQNPMWRTTQHIHYFSFASMKTVLQQLDFRVVKYNVSNRYVGSMEIIAQKQ; this is encoded by the coding sequence ATGCATCCAGAGAATGAATTCGAGCTTGCGGAAAAGCATCTTCGCAATACAGACGATGTTTCGGCCGAAACGTGTTATTTGAAATGTCTCGCCGACGACTATTACGGTCCGGTAGCCTATTATCGGCTCGGGGAAATTTATAACAGGCAAGGGAAAATTGAAGATGCGCAGCGTTCGCATAAAAACGCGTTTTTGCGTGATTCAAGGCTGGCACGCCGCTTGACCAACGCAGACCACCCGCATCATGATTTCGAATATACAAAGGCCGTTCAACACATAACGGAAGAATGTCCACTGTGCCGCCGCCAAGGACAAACGCACTCCGTTTACAATGTTATTACGGATATCGGATTCGTACCAGGGTTCGATCCGATCAAAACATGGAAGTATTGCGACGAATGCCATCATATATATACAGAAAGGTATCCCAACGATTTGAGCGGTGTTTTGTCGGCGAGTAATCCCGGGCACTATCAGGCGCCGAGGCAACATTATTTCCCAACAATGAGCGGAATTTTAAACGACATTCTTCCATACGCACCGGGGAATCAGTTGTTGGAAGTGGGCGTCGGTTCGGGTGAAATGATCGCCGTGGCGAACGAAATGCATTTTCAGGCGACAGGCATTGAAATACGGCCGAGTTATGCGAAAGCCGTTTCGGAAACGTTCGGCATTCCGATTAAAGCCGTCGGCTTTGAAGATTTCGAAACCGACCAAACCTTTGACGTAATTTGCATGGGTGATGTTATCGAGCATGTGACCGACCCGGTTCAAGTTCTGAAGAAAGCGAAAAGCTTGCTGAATGCCCAAGGGGTTTTGTGGATTTCAACGCCGAATTTCGAAAGCGCGACTGCGAAAGTGTTGAAAGATCAAAACCCGATGTGGCGTACGACGCAACATATCCATTATTTTTCGTTCGCTTCAATGAAAACGGTGTTGCAGCAACTCGACTTTCGTGTGGTGAAATATAATGTTTCCAATCGATATGTCGGTTCGATGGAGATCATTGCTCAAAAACAATAG
- a CDS encoding sulfotransferase: MVQRQQDRRDAPVFIGGAGRSGTTLLRVMLNAHPHLCSGPEFKLLPAVANLYQQTLVQQDIMKAYSLERSDISASFALLVERFFEKFRVQSNASRVVEKTPHNVLIMNELGDMFPKAKFIHVIRDGRDVVNSLRKMNWTGIDGNKLWYVEDVLNAATYWVQVVSKALQDAESPQLKDRVKVVRYEELVDEPMKTMQQVLAFLDEPWSDDVLNHTRVKRGYEPEESSTVQVNEKIHKRATGKWVNEFTRDDLSAFEHVAGHLLVQLGYEPNHEWVQAHQRMAGFQHASRE; this comes from the coding sequence TTGGTACAACGACAGCAAGATAGACGAGATGCACCGGTATTTATTGGTGGAGCCGGACGCTCCGGGACGACTTTGTTGCGGGTGATGCTGAACGCCCATCCCCATCTTTGCTCGGGACCTGAGTTTAAACTGCTTCCGGCCGTGGCGAATTTGTATCAACAAACGCTTGTCCAGCAAGACATCATGAAAGCATACAGTCTTGAACGCAGCGACATAAGCGCATCCTTTGCATTGTTGGTCGAACGGTTTTTCGAGAAGTTCAGGGTACAATCGAATGCTTCCCGCGTAGTCGAGAAGACTCCGCATAACGTGTTAATCATGAACGAACTCGGTGACATGTTTCCAAAAGCGAAATTCATCCATGTCATCAGGGACGGCAGAGACGTCGTTAACTCGTTGCGAAAAATGAATTGGACCGGTATCGACGGTAATAAACTTTGGTATGTGGAAGACGTTTTGAATGCTGCAACGTACTGGGTGCAGGTGGTATCGAAAGCGTTGCAAGACGCGGAAAGTCCGCAATTAAAAGACAGAGTGAAAGTAGTAAGGTACGAGGAACTTGTAGATGAACCGATGAAGACAATGCAACAAGTGCTTGCATTTTTGGATGAACCGTGGAGCGACGATGTCTTGAATCATACTCGCGTGAAACGCGGATATGAACCGGAAGAATCGAGCACGGTGCAAGTCAACGAGAAGATTCATAAACGTGCTACCGGTAAGTGGGTGAACGAATTTACGCGGGACGACCTTTCCGCTTTCGAACATGTGGCGGGCCATTTGCTCGTTCAGCTTGGATATGAGCCGAACCATGAATGGGTGCAAGCACATCAACGAATGGCAGGTTTTCAGCATGCATCCAGAGAATGA
- a CDS encoding glycosyltransferase, protein MNKLLSLCIIVKDEEDVLERCLNSVEGHVDEIVVVDTGSTDRTLEIAGRFTDNIHHFDWIDDFAAARNFAQSKASGEWILVLDADEYVEPDNLKQVKEQLRHISNEIHCLIPVIYNFCGTFGEKIFQHYHTRLYRNAENVKFQRSIHEQVVVKNGVMKTDRADLVIYHTGYMNKVIKEKNKSSRNTPLIEAELKKADSGFDYFNLGNEFTIEGNHEKALEMYKKAFTMIDDYNFSWVQLCLIGIIEILTKLGREQEALKVIADAEKIWTKGADLVVHKASIYLSQHRMDDAKSVLIQMLGNMSNYFTMKSVDALKFAPYYLLGQIYKFEGDNQEAVRSFATALNFNPNHLETKYFLLDILGQNNPAQEVIDFIDRNGLADTEDDRINLCNLLIIMGQTDTAASFINRLRSDSAVTKLLSLKHALVEKNYEEAIAYLRDEAVKPLLLARYMISTDEILITALAAEKAELVNEVMGEILSKHPVMKFWNGELSPVWDDEQSKAIEDFLEHCLVLKQDRLVDEIVEKSEQLSRKLQLALADKLYARGREEKALAVYLKRNDTGNYGKTTFVNLIKIFKAQHLYEEALQFSVIALSADYYDFRIFQSAIETAYEIGNREEAAQLCEMAKQHYADSEWLKTAESLIETELKAI, encoded by the coding sequence TTGAATAAATTATTATCACTTTGCATAATCGTGAAAGACGAAGAAGACGTTCTCGAGCGGTGTTTGAATTCGGTTGAGGGTCACGTAGATGAAATTGTGGTCGTCGACACAGGATCTACAGATCGTACGCTGGAAATCGCCGGTCGATTTACGGACAACATTCATCATTTTGATTGGATCGACGATTTTGCCGCAGCCCGCAATTTTGCCCAATCAAAAGCATCGGGAGAATGGATTCTTGTGCTCGACGCTGACGAATACGTTGAACCGGACAACTTGAAACAAGTGAAAGAACAGTTGCGGCATATTTCTAATGAAATTCACTGTCTTATTCCGGTGATTTACAATTTTTGCGGCACGTTCGGCGAGAAGATTTTTCAACATTATCATACGAGATTGTACAGGAATGCCGAAAACGTGAAATTTCAACGTTCGATTCATGAGCAAGTTGTCGTCAAAAATGGCGTAATGAAGACGGATCGTGCGGATCTTGTCATCTATCATACTGGGTACATGAACAAGGTGATCAAAGAAAAGAACAAGAGTTCCCGAAACACGCCGTTGATTGAAGCCGAATTGAAAAAAGCCGATTCAGGATTCGATTACTTTAATCTCGGAAACGAATTTACTATTGAAGGTAATCACGAGAAAGCCCTTGAAATGTATAAGAAAGCATTCACGATGATCGACGATTATAATTTTTCGTGGGTCCAGCTCTGTTTGATTGGGATCATCGAGATTCTCACGAAACTCGGCCGCGAACAAGAGGCGTTGAAGGTGATCGCTGACGCCGAGAAAATTTGGACGAAAGGCGCGGATTTGGTTGTTCATAAGGCAAGCATCTATTTGAGCCAACATCGAATGGATGACGCGAAGAGCGTTCTCATCCAAATGCTGGGGAACATGTCGAACTACTTTACCATGAAAAGCGTCGACGCCTTGAAATTTGCCCCGTATTATTTATTAGGTCAAATCTATAAATTTGAAGGGGATAATCAGGAGGCTGTTCGAAGCTTTGCAACGGCATTAAACTTTAATCCGAACCATTTGGAAACGAAATATTTTTTATTGGATATACTCGGTCAAAACAATCCTGCGCAAGAAGTGATCGACTTCATTGACCGTAATGGTCTCGCCGATACAGAGGACGACCGGATCAACCTCTGCAATCTCCTGATCATAATGGGGCAGACCGACACCGCAGCGTCATTCATTAACCGTCTGAGAAGCGATTCAGCTGTGACGAAACTATTGTCGCTGAAACATGCGCTCGTCGAAAAAAATTACGAAGAAGCGATCGCTTACTTGCGAGACGAAGCCGTTAAACCTTTGCTGCTTGCACGCTACATGATCAGCACAGACGAAATATTGATTACGGCGCTTGCAGCCGAAAAAGCTGAGCTCGTCAACGAAGTCATGGGAGAGATTCTTTCGAAACATCCGGTCATGAAGTTTTGGAATGGTGAACTTTCACCCGTGTGGGATGATGAGCAATCAAAAGCGATTGAAGATTTTCTGGAACATTGCCTCGTATTGAAACAAGACCGGCTGGTCGATGAAATTGTTGAGAAAAGCGAGCAGTTGAGCCGGAAACTCCAACTGGCGCTGGCTGATAAATTGTATGCCAGGGGCCGTGAAGAAAAGGCGTTAGCCGTTTACTTGAAAAGAAACGATACAGGAAACTACGGAAAAACGACGTTCGTCAATTTAATCAAAATTTTCAAGGCGCAACATTTGTATGAAGAGGCTCTTCAGTTTTCTGTCATCGCATTGTCTGCGGATTATTATGATTTTCGAATTTTCCAATCCGCGATCGAAACGGCTTATGAGATCGGCAACCGTGAAGAAGCCGCGCAATTATGCGAAATGGCTAAGCAGCACTATGCCGACAGCGAATGGCTGAAAACGGCTGAAAGTTTGATAGAAACCGAATTGAAAGCTATATAG